The genomic segment TTCCAGCTTTCAAATTATCTGCTGTGTGAAAGCATTTCCATTTGTGTTAAGCAGGTTTtgtagaatcccagaatggtttgggttgaaagggacacTAAAGCTCATCCAgagccatccctgccatggcagggacacctcccacagtcccaggctgctccaagccccatccaacctggtcttggacacttccagggatccaggggcagccacagctgctctgggaaatccattccagctcctcctcatgCTCCCAGcagaaattccttcccaaaatcccacccaaatctgcTCTTTCCCAGtaggagccattccctgtgtcctgtccctccatcccttgtccccagtccctgtccagctctcctggagccccttcaggctctggaaggggctttgaggtcccttttTTCTCCAGTCTCTCAAGCACAGAACATAGAGGCTGTTGCCATATGTGTAACTGCACAAAAGTAGCATAAAGGTAAAAACAGAACTACCAGAAGAGCAAAGCTGAGTTGTGTCCCGCAGAATTCCTCACATCACTCTCTGGCTTTTATTTCCTTGGAAGGAAGGAGGCTTCACATATCCAATACCTGTCACTTTTGCCTATGAAATTACacatttatgtttaaaaattctttcagctcagcacagcttctgGTATTCCTGATATTCCATTGCATCAAAAATCCCCAATCAATATACACAGGTTGTCATTTCTTCCCTCAGGTTTCCATGGATGTTACAAGCCCCCCATCATCTCTAAAAGACAATGGTTTTGTAAGTATTTCCTGTTGTGCTGCCTGGGAGTAAAATCTGTATTTGACTTTTGTATCCCTGACTGAAGGTTTGTGCTACCACTGCTTCTGCTTGTCTCACCTTCTTCCACCTTTTAATACTTGGGACGTTGCTCATTTCCACCTCCTGTTTCCATAGGGAGAATCCCATTTCCCAAGGTTCTACATCACAGATCCTCTTAGAACTTTCTGCCCTGCCTCTCTTGCTCATCTGTCTTCATGGAGGATTTTAGGggaatttcctttttcctgggaTTCAGCTCCAGCAGTGCTTAAGTGGTATTCATGGGACTTTTTCTGGcatttcttgtgttttcttggttatttttttccttctttcagatTGGAAACTGTTGtgtgaaacaatttttttagtaaaaaacaGACATCCTTTTTCTTATTGCCTTCCAGCTGTTGGCACATGCATCCTTTTTATTCTCTGCAGTCAATCCCTGGAGTGAAggaatatttttcccattttaattaTGACACAGATGGGTATTTCCCAGTTGCTTAATTTGAAACTGGAagaaatactttatattttattatttttaggaAATACCCAGCATTACCATGAAAATCATCTAATTCAGATCTTTTCCATGGATTATCTAATTTAGACCTTTTCCGTGCCTAAATTTCATGGTTCCCATTCAAACTTTAAGTGATCTTGAGTAAAAAGGGAGGGAATATTTCAGCAGAtctctttggattttattttattttttcctgcagaataTTGCAGCCATAGAAGCAAAACAGAACCGAGATTTCCTCTCTCCTTGGGCTTTGTTGTTTCCCTGGTCTTGTGAACTTCTGTCCTGAATTTCAATTCTGAAATGGTTCTTTTATCACCTTCCTGGTATTACCTTTAATTACCCAATCTCCCCAAGCTTGGAAGatcacttttatttatttttttattgacatctcctcctggaggagctgctgagaaAGCACAGAATTAAACATTTGTGGGTTTGAGGGGCGTTGTTCTGTGTGGGAGAACATGGAGACAACTTGATTTATTAGTTACCTAAATATTAACCTGTGGGTTTTAGCAGTTGGATAATCAGCAAATAATAATGGCTGGCCACCTACAATTTAGTAGATTTTTGTCCTGTCCAgccattaaaataattcaatgaTTTGACCTAAGtgaatgattttttaaattttttgtttaaacttttaaattttttagattttttttaattgtttgggGCGTCTCAGATGTTGACCAACAGAGGATCAAACCAACGTGGTTCCTCTTCTCTCTGCAGAGTATGGTACCTGCTGATCCACTTGGGACATCCAGGGAAGAGATGGAAAAACTGAAGGAAGAGCTGAGGATGTGGAAGGCAAGTTCTGTAAAGCACATGGAATCATGGAAATTTGCCAGGAGATAAAGATGACTGCATGCTTCTAAAATCAGATAAAACCCCCCACATTTACAGCATCTTTCATTTGTTCTGTTCTTCAACACTTTGTGTTGATCCCACTCTTGTAAGTTTAATATTTACCCAAAGtgttaaaagtaaataaatacaaaggCCTTACTCAAGGTTTCGTTTGTTCCTGCAGAAATAAAtcataataaaatttaaaatatttttcttttttgctatCCAGGAAAGAGTTGAAGAGGCTAAAAATGTAAAAGCTGACCTTGTTCTCTCCGGATTAATTGCTGATAAAGAATGTTATGAAGCAGAGAAGAAGCTGACAGAGCTGAAGGAGCAAGAGAAACAGCATAAGGACAGAATTACTGACTTTCAGGTATGGAGAAGGCTTGGTGGTGTTTggaggggtgggaaggaggTGTGGATTAGGAAAATGAGAGGAATATTCCCAGTTTCCATGACTTTACCAGTGTGCAGGCTGTCCTGGTCTAATGTTCCACATATTTTTTGCTGCACTTTAGTTTTTCACTGGCAGGCAAAGAACCAGTGCAATAAACTGAATCTGTTTTGGCATGAAACCTGCCAAAACCAGTCCTCCTCTTCCAAGATTCTCCCCTACAGATGAGTTTCAGGTCTGGGTGAAGTGGATGAAGCTCAGGGGGATGATTCCACTGCTTTGCCAACCCCCTGTTCTATGAGAGGTCACAGCACCTGAAGGATCAGCATTTCTTAAGTGCCCAGTGAGCTGGGCAAGAGCCAGGCCCTGATTGAAGATTTTTCCTTCTAGAACTGCTTGGTTCTAGAGCCCCTTGGTTCATTCCCTCAATATTCCACGtgcaggaagagcaaaaggttCCACAGGCTGCCAAGGAGGTGCTTTCAGTGAGTTTTGGTAAACTGCTGATGAGGAATTACAGCTTCAAGctgttaaaatataattaatagcTTAAACACACTCagagagatttttctgaaaGCTGATTTTGGTTCTTTAATCATAAAAGTTTGGATTTATACCCAGGAAAGGTCATTATCACCGTCAGGCTTTGCACCTTCTGATGGTGGCTGGCCAGAGCTGACAACATCTCTGTTTCCTTCTCATCCTGTCACATTCCCTGTCCAGGAAATCCTAGATTACAGAACTCCGTGTCCAAGCAGGATTCATTGTTCTGAAGGAATTACGGAGCAgacaggaggaaggagaaggacatgaagagggaagagcagcagcatggCAGAAACTGCCCAGATTGTgctgaaatatatttctgtcCTTATTTAAGtgtttaattttgcatttcctATTTTTGGCCTGTAGCTGGAACTCAACCTGCTAAACCAAGAAAACATTGAGCTGAAGAAAGAGATTGAAAAGCTCAAAGAAGACATGGAAGAATTCAAGTCCCAGAAGAATCCGGTAAAGGAAGTGAAATATTTGGAAGTTTGTCTTTTAGGAaggcagatttttattttcagagagtGGTTTGCGTTGGAAGTGACTTTAAATCCCATCTCACTCCAagcccagggacaccttccactatcccaggttgctccaaaccctgtccaggctggccttggacacttccagagatccagaggcagccacagcttctctgggaaacctgagCCTCCCCACTGAATTTGCCCCTCTTAAACTGTTTGGGCCACTTGTTCAGCATTTGAACCTCTACttatttaaacataaaataaagctgaaattccttttctccctggcaAGACAATTTGAAGCAGGCAGAGGATATGGAAATAAACCCAAGAGGGACCGAAAGTGTGAGAGGAATGAAAACAAGCAGAGAGGAATGAAAACACACAGACATTTATTACACGGAAGGCAGTGGAATAAAAAATACTCATACCATTggtaattttcaaattttctttttcctgtgtcAATTCTAAAGTTAGAGATTAAAAAGAATGTGGCAGGAATGAAATTGAAGTTCACTCACCTGGAAGAGATGAAGGATGATGGGGCAGATGTGGATATGGACACCCACTGTGTTTTTGGGGCAGCCACAAAAGTCCCCTTCCAACTCAATCAGAACCAGGCACTGCTGACTTTTGAAGATGAAGGAGGTAGGATgtgtattttaattataaaattaacGTCTCTGACATATTTCACCTGGTAGTGGTGTGGTTTTCCTCCAAGGCTATTTTgaatggaatgggaaaaaaccttctgttaatattttataCAATAAGAGCATCTTTTGACAGCTTAAAAGTTTTACTATTCTCActcaaaatctatttttatatgtataattAATAATGCCCTTGCTGTATTTAttgtatattattttaataatattgttTATTGTTCATTATTATTAAAGTTGATATAATATTTTGTTAGTATATTATTTGGCCTACATAAAACCACAGAGATTTTATGGCAATAGACATGGATGCTTAGGATCTGGATGcctaattattatttatttctcctttaCTGATGCAAAAggagatttgttttttttaagagactGGGGAATAATTTGGGGTTTACAATGATTAAACAATGATTTTCACATCTGATTTCTCTCAGTTGCCCAGAGGCTGGCAAAGATGAGCAAGCACTGTGTGAACCTGGACAACACAACAGCAAATGTGACAGTGGAGTCTTTTCAGCTTGACATGGGATTCCGTTTTGAGGTAAACAACTGAAATAGGCAGCTCTAAACATCCAAGGTCTTTAAATGCTGtaggctctttttttttcctccagtgttTTCAGTcacaaaatgcacaaaaattTGATGTTTTTAGCTCCATGTCACTGTCTCTGGAAAGAAGATCAACGTTTCAGAAATCCCTGAGCTTCCCATTCCTGAAGATTGGATGAGAGACAAACTGGAGCTGCATTTCTACAAAACTAAGCaggcagaaggaggaggagaaatagAAAATGTGACCTACAACAAGGAGTCTGGGACAGCTGTCATCACATTCCTCAAACCCGGAGGTAGAGTCTGGAATATTTTCTTACCCAAATTCAGGCCAAATTGTCCATTCTGGGTAACCACTGAGTGTTGCAAACTCTTCCCACAGGGATTTCATGGATCCCTCAGAGATGTGGGGAAATAAAGCAGTTTTTCATTACATCCTCTTTGAGCAAACATAACCTGCTCCCAGTTCATGAGCTTTCTTTCAGAACTTCTCCAAAAaagctgttggttttttttcccctctgcattGCCAGACACTCACAttgcaaacagaaaatcaggAGAGTGTTTGATTTTAGCTCCTGTTGCATGACAGTGAAGTTGGATTCCTATTGCCCAACTGGAAGGAATTCCATGATCAGTGGAGCCACATCCACTTAGAGCAGCTGTTTTAGATTTATTTCAGAGCTTTTGTGGGCATTTAATGatgttactattttttttttttggaagtgcCAAATAAACATTTTGCAGAGTGCACATGAAGAATCTACAAGTGTTCCATCCTCCATCAGTTTCTACACCCACAAAGACGAGTCTAGTCTTTgaaatgtttataaaatattggttcaattatattaaataattaactgttggttttttttcttgctctcttaCAGCGAGCTACAACTTTGTGGGACATACTAAATACCCTTTCTGTACAGAGGGCAGGTGGTTCATCCTTTCTGTCTCCCCAGGTTTTGATTTTCACTTGAAGAAGTTTCAGGTAAAAGAATCTACTCCAGGCTGACAGAACAGATAAGTGGGAAATGGGAGAATGGGCAGAATTTTCACTCCTTTTGTGTGAACTGAACAGCAAGTGTGAGTGTGAAATAGGCTGCTGAGCTCATGTGTGGaagctgtaatttatttttaaaggctgtGCTTGTGTTTCCTTGATGGAATTATCTCAGCACTCCCCacatggctgtgctgggctgtttGGGAAGGAGGTTGACCACAAAGTTCTCCAAAGTCACAAAGCTCTGGATCCCAGAGTCCCAACAAATTCAACATTTGCTCATTCATTCCTTGATTTCACTCCTTCATTCAGCCCAAACTGTGCCTCTGTCACACAGAGCTGGCTCATCACATTCTCCCTCCACTTGGCTGCTGCTTTTTGAGTAGATGGTGATCAGGTCAGCATTGTGTATATAATTAGGCCCTTGTAATTAAGGCATGGGCTGCAGAGTGCAGACACCCAGCAGGGTTCTCTGCAGGTCTGGGGCGAGTCCTGGCAGGGATTTtatgggctgctgctgtcagagaTCCCCAAATCCAGAGTGTGGCTGCATTAAGGAGTGCAAGACACACCACTTAAGGTGTGGGCTCAGAATTATGGAATCagagaatatcctgagctgggaggaaCCCAGAAGATCGTGGAtccagctcctgaccctgcacaaacaccccaaaatcccaccctgggcatccctggcagcgctgtccaaatgctcctggagctctggcagccttgggaatgtcaccattccctggggagtttcagcaccctctggggaaaAATCCTTTCCCTgaaatccaacctaaacctgccctggccCAGTTCCAGCCGTTCCCTGggtcacagagagcagagatcgGAGCTGCCCCTCAGGAGGAAGCTCCAGGTTGGGCTGAGTCTCCCCTCACTCTCCTCCAACAAACCAAGTGCCCTCACCTGCTcctccacagcccctccagacccttcattGTAGTGTGAATCCAGgattcctgctcttcccagagaaattcccactaTTAAAGTCTTCACCTTGTCAGAGATCCCAGCCACGCCTGAGCGAGGAATTTAATTCCCATCTCTGGCAGTTCCTTTGGATGCACAGCTGCTGCATAATCCAGGTTTGTTCTTTCCTCCCCAGGCATATTGCAGGGTTTCCAAGAAGACCATTCTGCTGAAAGGAATCCCAGAGGTGGAAGAGAATGAAGAAAGTGTGCAGGACATGATTGAAATTCACTTCCAAAAGCCAACCAACAGTGGGGGCGAGATAGAGAAAATCAAATTCACCTCCAGAGGAGAAGCCTATGTTTGTTTTGAGGAGGATACTGGGAATGCCACCTCGGAAATCAAAGGGGACTCGTGAAGTTCTGAGGTTTTGTTCCTCAGAGGCACAGGAATTTGTGTAGATACTGTGCTTTCATGTTCTGAAATTGCTACTGTGAAAGAGCAATCCCTGCCTTTCTGATCTGTCTCGTGGCACTGGCTTTGCATAGGAAGTCAGCAAAactccctgcctgtgctgcagatTAAAGGCACAGACAAGCCTTCAGCAGCCCCTGAAACACAATCTCAGATTTTCTGAAACTTTGCATATTTTATACCttgcagattttaaaatactccACAGTGGGATGAGTGGATAATTCCTTGCATTCTGGATACAAAAGCCATATTTAATCCCACTCTAAGCTTCCTCACAGTCTCGCTTTTTTGACGTGCCAGAGCTTCAGAAGGTAACTCTGACACAGCTCCAGTCCTGCTGAGGTTCTGAGCGCCACCAGAACTCAAATATCTGAAAGAATCCTGTCATTTCATAAAAGCCACCATATCAAATTGGTGATAGAATTAAAATAGGAAACAGGGGGTGCAAAACCAAGAAATTGCACTTAAGAAATGCTCTGGCATTTGCTGCCTTGAGCTGTTGGGCTTCTGCCTCTTCATAGCCTGCTTTATTGtttgattttaatatttgtttctgCAATtaaatttcttcctcattttcgTTTGTGATTTTGGTTATTTTAAACAGGGATTGAGCTGATGCTGTACCTGGTTTTGTAAGAGCCCTGAGGGATCTGGTgatcccaggctggggctgggagggcttgGAGAAAGTAATTTTCCAAGGAGGaatgttttgtcttttctgctGTCATCCTTGGAAAACAAATCTTCTTGTGAGTTTGAACTTTTGTCACACTTGTAGACTGAAATGGTTTGGCCCCAACAATCTTAACTCCAAACTAACATGAGCCTGacattgaaaataatttcagggtATTTGACATCTTGATATGCAGGGAAAGGAGAGTGCACTGAGAAGAGCACTGCAAAAATACCTCAGGGATTATTATTCCAGACAAACTGTTAATTGGCAATGGAGAAATGTTGAATATGGAAAATTAAAGGGCTGCAAACAGCACAGTTTATTTTGAATTTGCTGTCGAGTGAGATACATGTGACTGTAGCACCTCTCACTGTTTAGGGTGTGCAAAGGCAGGGACTGATTACCTGACCattgtaaaataataataattacttCAAACAAAGTAGTGCTGAAGAATTTATGGAGATTGTGCACTTTTGCACTCTCAAAAACTTGCTAAGACCAGACACcttaaaaagaaaggggaaaaaacctgaGCAAGGTAAAATGTGATGAATTTCGACTGTATCTCAGCGATAAAATATTGAGAAGTAAATCCttaagaaggaaaaagctttaaattctCATAAGGTGTCACTCACAAGGAGTAGTGAGAAGCTGCAGCTTTTAAAacccagaaaataaattagatttttacattttaaagacCATGTCTGTAAATGTCTTGCTTTTGTCCCTCGTGAATTATGGCTTGTGATCATTACCCTGTTCAATTTTAAAGCAGCACTGGTGCTTTAAAGGCTGGAGTTTGGGTTTAGGgatgaaaagtaaaaatgaatGATGTTTCTATAAATGTCAAtatcctttttcctcccctctgggGTGACTTTCTCTCGGGCTGCGAGGTTTTTATACCCAAATTacatttcccagctgcagctttcaTCCAGACGTCGGTGCCGAGCTAAACACGGGGATCTTTGGAGCTGTGCAAGCGCAGCCTTCGGGAGTGTCCCTGGCCATgtggggaattgggaattcctggctgggagagaggccctggcacagggtgcccagagcagccggggctgcccctggatccctggaggtgttcccTGTCCTTTCCTGGCCCTCTCCATTGCATGTGCTGCACATCCCGGCTCCCTGAGCCCGTTCCCGGCCCCTCAGGCCCCGCCGCCGTTCCCAGCTCCGCAGCTCCAGGCGGGAAGGGCGGGCCCGGCCgcgctctgtcccctcagcgCTGGAGGCGGCCTGaggggcggccccgccgcttccccgccGCTTTCGCTTTCGTTTCCCCGCGGGGCCCGCTCGCTCCGGGCCCTTCCCGGTAGGATCCGTTCCCGCTGGGATCCCCGTCCCGTGGGAGCCCCATCCCGGTGGGATCCCCGTCCCGTGGAGCCCCATCGCGGTGGGATCCCCGTCCCGTGGGAGCGACGGCCATGGCAAGTGCCGGGGAGGGGCAGGGCCgggaggagctggggaaaaaGGGTGGAAAGGGGGCAGGAGAGGGACTGGGGTCAAGGGTTAGAggggcaggacacagggaatggctcccactgccagagggcagggatggatgggatattgggatgggattcctggctgggctggaattgccagagcagctggggctgcccctggatccctggcagtgccccaggccaggctggacattggggctggagcagcccgggacagtgggaggtgtccctgccatggtaggggtggcactggatgggatttaaggtccctcccaacccgACCCACTCTGGGATGTGCCGGGAAGCCACAGCAGGACCCGATTGTCACCGGAGCCTCTGCCCCATTCCCACCTCCCGGCCCATTCCCGGCTCCATTCCCGGCTCCATTCCCGGCCCCATTCCCGGCCCCTCCCGCAGCGCCCATCCCTGCCCGGGAGCAGCTGCTCGGCACAGACGCGTCTCGGGAGTGATTCAGCACAAACCGTGTGttcttgggttgttttttttcccctaaccCCACTAGCAGGCCCGAGTGTTGCTCCCAAACACCAGCTGGGAAGGTGCGAGGGCTGTctggcagctgagctgagctccgGCTGTGCCAGGCGTGAGAAAATCCCTGTTTGTATTCCCTCCGTGCTGCCTCATTACAGCGGGGACTTGCTCTCACACGAGCTTCACCGCCAGGATAATTGGCTACTGTAATTAATTAAAAGCTCCCGGCTCTGGAAATTTGACGGGGGATAAAAGGAGGTTGCGGAGCCTCTCGCTGGGTTTGTCTCCAGAGCCGTGGTGGTCGCCGGGATTTTGGACAGACATCAGCAGCACATtctgctctggggctggagctgggatcgTGTTTTAGGCAGCAAAAAACAACTTAAAAGAAGTTTAAAGAATTCTGATGGAGTGACTGACCTCAAGTGTGGTTACTGACAGCTCGTTCCCACAAACGCTGCCATGCAGACAAATCAAATTTACCTCCTTTCTTCCAAAAAGTCAGCGAACTGTTACTAAATTAAGTCAGTGCTCCATGATTTGCAGGGATTTTGCTGTGATACTCCCAGTGCAATGTTCTTGTTTATGTCTGTGTAAtaagaatggaaagaaaatctgCTCTTCCTAGCAAGACGTGGATGCAGATGCtgtttgggatggggtttgtgtTTGCTCCTGGGGCTTTGGCTCTGATGGAAATCGTGTGTGTGGTTGTTTGTTCCATGCTCTGCGGgtctgggctggctgggatgATGTTCTCCCGATTTAACAGGGTTATCCATGTAATAATTGGAGAGATCTGAGTCagatcccagctctcctgcattTAACAAGGAATCTGCCCCTTCCACTGTGCAAGGAATCCTTGCTGAGCACCACGTGCAGTTACaatttttcattctcttctaATTTGGAAtattaaaagcagagaaaaccaCGTTATCAGTGGGACCTTCCAGTTGAGAAACTCAAGTTTAATGCTCTTTTTTACTGCTTTAAGGAGATACCGAGAGGGTTTAAATGgcatttaaaaccattttttagTGCACAGTAATGCACTAGGCAGCCTGGCAGAGAGATCTGTTTGAGCAGCGTTAATTAACCCTTAAACGCACTTTGCAAAGGGAGTGGGAGTCCTCTCCaggggtgggaatttgggaggttCCTCCTGCATTTACCATGTGCCATCTCTGCACAGGCCACGGGCCAAGCTGCCAGATCCACGAGGACAATTGTCATTGCTGGTGTCCCAGCTGGCCTCCTGCAGGATGATGTCATGGCTGACATCCTCACCATCCACTTCCAAATGTCCAGGAATAACGGCGGGGATGTGGAAGAGGTCACGTATCCCACATGGAATGAAGGAGTTGCCTACATAACCTTTGAGGATCAAGAAGGTATTTTAGATTTGTGTCTTCAAGTACAGCCATCCCCCAAAGAATAAGCCCCAGAATGTTGATCCCAAGCCAAATGATTTTAAATTGGGATTTTATAGAACTGGGAGGCTGAAGCCTCTCTGGTAATCAGGCCAAGTTTCaggattttatttctgctcGTTGAAGTAATGACTCACTCGTCATGCAAAGCGATATGTTTGTTTTGCAGGAACAAATTGATGCCATGAATAACGTATTATTTTTGTAGTCAGGCTCTGGGGAATAAATCTCTGCCAATTAATGTGCCAAGGAGGCGGGCTCGTGTCTCTCTGAGCAATTTGGagtaaaatacataaaatattagGTGAGAGTATTGAGTGGCCTGCACGTGTTTGGGTACAGGAAGGGTTCCAGCAGGCTAGAGGTGACTGTTCCACTGCTCACCAAGTGaatctgggtttgtttttagtTGTGGAGAGTGTTCTGAAGAAGgagcagcatctcctgcaggACAAGAGGCTGCCCAGGAGCTACCCGCTGACGGTGACCCGCTGCTGCGACAGTGTGAGCCCTGATTCATCTCCTTGTGCTCAGTGCCTTATAAACCACTTACTAACCACTCCTTAACTTCTCCAATTCACAATTCCAGGTCTTCCTCTGTGTCACATCCACCCTCAACGTGGCTCTTTTCAGACATCACTTTGTTTTGGAAGATTTGGTGGAAGAGATGAAAAAGCAGAGCCCGGATTTGAATTTTGGGCCTTTGCAGCCTGATGGACAAATTGCTGTGCAAGGGTCCTTCCCAGCACTCAGAGTGCTGAGAGAATTCCTCTTGTTAAAGGCAAAATCCCTCTCAGAGGAGGgcaaaagagagggaaaatcccATCAGAAACCGAGGAagaagctgcaggagcacagaggtGCCGTGGAGACGAGGAATTCCTGGAATGAGCACAGGGAAAAACAAGTGCTGGTTCTGGACACGGATATCTATCTCTACATGAAGtgcttttttcccaaaaagctCCAGGCAAACGATGCTGTGATTTCTGGTGTCACTGATGGTGACATCACCACGGTGTGCATTGAGAGTGCTGGCAGGGAGGCTGGTGCTGCTCGCAGATCAAGGGCCAAGGAAATCATTGAAAGTTGCTCCGTAGAACTCCAGAAGATTTTACGTAAAGAAAGGATCTGCCTCAAGgaacagagcagaggggagAAGCAGAGATACAAACAGCTCTGTGAGAGGCTGAAGGCCCGTTACCCTGGGCTGCTGATCCTTCCTTATGACACCCACATTGACGTGGTGGGAACGTCTGCAGATGTTTTTGCATTTAGGGAGGAGGTGAGGAGGCTCTCCAGGTAGGAGGGAGCGCTCCTGGAGTTTGTACTTCTCAGCCAGCCTTGTGCCTGTGGCCCTGTGGCACTTCACATCTCCCTCTGTGTCACTCTGGGTCACCTTGTCCCACTCACTGGGAGGGTGACCCAGCCTGGCCCTCCCCAAATACCAAATTAAGGTCAGAACAAGAAACCAATGATCTCTGCACTTAGGCagcaaaaagaatttaaacCTCCAGAAAGAGccacattttcctttt from the Poecile atricapillus isolate bPoeAtr1 chromosome 5, bPoeAtr1.hap1, whole genome shotgun sequence genome contains:
- the NMI gene encoding N-myc-interactor, which produces MDVTSPPSSLKDNGFSMVPADPLGTSREEMEKLKEELRMWKERVEEAKNVKADLVLSGLIADKECYEAEKKLTELKEQEKQHKDRITDFQLELNLLNQENIELKKEIEKLKEDMEEFKSQKNPLEIKKNVAGMKLKFTHLEEMKDDGADVDMDTHCVFGAATKVPFQLNQNQALLTFEDEGVAQRLAKMSKHCVNLDNTTANVTVESFQLDMGFRFELHVTVSGKKINVSEIPELPIPEDWMRDKLELHFYKTKQAEGGGEIENVTYNKESGTAVITFLKPGASYNFVGHTKYPFCTEGRWFILSVSPGFDFHLKKFQAYCRVSKKTILLKGIPEVEENEESVQDMIEIHFQKPTNSGGEIEKIKFTSRGEAYVCFEEDTGNATSEIKGDS
- the RBM43 gene encoding RNA-binding protein 43, whose product is MATGQAARSTRTIVIAGVPAGLLQDDVMADILTIHFQMSRNNGGDVEEVTYPTWNEGVAYITFEDQEVVESVLKKEQHLLQDKRLPRSYPLTVTRCCDSVFLCVTSTLNVALFRHHFVLEDLVEEMKKQSPDLNFGPLQPDGQIAVQGSFPALRVLREFLLLKAKSLSEEGKREGKSHQKPRKKLQEHRGAVETRNSWNEHREKQVLVLDTDIYLYMKCFFPKKLQANDAVISGVTDGDITTVCIESAGREAGAARRSRAKEIIESCSVELQKILRKERICLKEQSRGEKQRYKQLCERLKARYPGLLILPYDTHIDVVGTSADVFAFREEVRRLSR